AAACCTCACCGGACGCGGGAGGGCCTGAAACCCGCATCTCTGCAGCGGTCGTGCGCGGATCATGCGGGGGTCAGACGGGTTAGTGGCCTCAGCGGACGCGGGGAGGAAATTTGACTAGTTCGAGGATGCCGGTCTACGATGCTCGAGGTAATCGGGAACCGTCCGCCCGCCGGCGGGCGCGGACCACGGGGTGAGCGATGCCGAAGCACATCAAGATCTCGCAGGAAGAGCTGGAGCTGATCCGCAAGGGCGCCCTGGCTGAAGTCGACCGCCTGATGGTCAAGCTCAAGGACACCATCAACAGCTATTTCCTGCGCTTCCGCGCCGAAGATGTCCATACCTGGAGCTGCTACCGGGGCAATCCCGGCCACACCGGAACCATCGGCCCCACCGCCGAGGCGCTCAAAGGCGAACCGGCCTTCACCTACGAGGTCGGTGACGGCATCGTCACCGCCCCCACCCTGACCCCGGATCACATCCTGACCGCTGCCGGCGGCGGCAACGAGCTGCACTGCATCGACCTGCAGAGCGGCGAGCGTTCCTGGGCCCTGAAGCTCGAGCACGAGATCACCACCCCGGCGGCCATCGGCTGGGACGGCTACGTCTACATCGCCGCCGCCGACCGCCAGGTCTATTCCATCGGCATCGAAAGCGGCCTGATCCGCTGGAGCTTCAGCGTCGACGACCGCATCCTGCAGACCCCCTGCCTCCACGAGGAATCCCTCTTCCTGACCACCCAGGAGGGTTACCTGGTGGCCGTCGACACCACCCGGGGCATGCTGAAGTGGATCAGCCCCTGGGAGTCGGCCTTC
The sequence above is drawn from the Candidatus Coatesbacteria bacterium genome and encodes:
- a CDS encoding PQQ-binding-like beta-propeller repeat protein, whose product is MPKHIKISQEELELIRKGALAEVDRLMVKLKDTINSYFLRFRAEDVHTWSCYRGNPGHTGTIGPTAEALKGEPAFTYEVGDGIVTAPTLTPDHILTAAGGGNELHCIDLQSGERSWALKLEHEITTPAAIGWDGYVYIAAADRQVYSIGIESGLIRWSFSVDDRILQTPCLHEESLFLTTQEGYLVAVDTTRGMLKWISPWESAFSEPTIGRGVLYLSTYDGCLMSVYIGSGDIRWKTESYGNAGSSAAFYDNKLYFSIPETAGELEDKLGSNRPYLLVIDAHTGELLWKHETIASLISTPAVFNGRVYTVAQNYLEALSAVDGQKVWRAATKTPIRTSPVVTDDLVYVVTKGDLLHAFDIFQGEETWSHQLPAACVGSPAYSSGRLVLTAEDGKLYAFK